TTTTTGTACTTGGCAAATTTCCCTGAAGACTATGAGATACGGGTGAAAAGACTGACTCAGTTATGGATGACTGAAGGTTTGATATCCACGACATCAACAGAAATGATGGAAGATGTATCATATAGTTGCTTGAGTGAATTGGTGGAAAGGTGTATGGTTCAAGTTGTGGACATTGGTTTATCTGGGAAAATTAAAACTTGTCGTCTTCATGATCTTATGCGAGACTTAAGCTTGTTAAAAGCCGAAGAGGAGAACTTTTTACATGTTGTCAATTTTTATACAGGGACGAGAAACAACACAACACAAGTCGGTAGAGTTCGAAGAGTGGCAATGTATGTGAACAGCACAGTTGATCAATTAGTTCCCACTACAAGAGGTGCTCCCCTGAGGTCACTCTTATACTTCGGCCCACAACGCTATCTTCGAATCTGGAATATTAAAAAAGTCATCCGGTCTGTATTCAATGACTTCAAATTACTTAGAGTCTTGAAGTTGGAAGATATGGAAGGACTCAAAGAGTTACCGAGCACAATTGGGAATCTGGTCCACTTGCGGTTTTTAAGTCTAAAGAATACTGGAGTACAAAACTTGCCATCATCTGTAGCCAACTTGGTGTGTTTGCAGACTTTAGATTTACGTACTGATAGATTAAAGAAAATCCCGAATGTGTTTAAGAAGATGGAACAATTGAGGCATTTATATCTGCCCCGGTTTCACAAGGTGCGTGGGGAGCTCTCATTGGCTACAGCTTGCAACTTGCAGACGTTAGTCAATGTTGAATGTAGAAACTGTGATTTTAATGCCCTGGTTGAATTATACAATCTTCGGAAACTATCCATCCAGGATTGGGCAGGATCAGAACTCTGGAAAAAACTGGAGGGATTCTTGAGATGGAGAAGTAGTCCCACATTCCACCATCTTCGTTCTCTATCTCTGAAACTGTGGGGTCATGATTCATTAACGGGTTTATCGGGGTTTCATTTTATATACAAGCTGCGACTGGTGGGGTCCTCAATCAAGGAGTTACCAGAGAACCTCCTGTCCTTTCCAAACCTCATCAAGATAAAGCTGTATTCTACTCAACTGAAGGGGGACCAGGTAGAAATACTTGAGAAGCTGCCACACTTGAGAGTGCTTTACCTTCAACGTCGAGTTTTCTCCAGCCTTCCTTCAAACACACTGGTGTGCAGCAATCGAGGATTTCGCAATCTTGAATTTCTTTCCCTCCGAGGGTTGCCAGAAATGAAAGAGTGGAGGGTGGAGGAAGGAGCCATGCCTCGTCTCAGCAGATTGTGCATTGAAGACTGCGAGCAATTGAGGGCAGTTCCAGATGGGCTTCAATATGTTGCTACCCTCAAGGAGTTAACAGTCAAGGCGATGCCAAGTGAATTCTGTAGTAGGCTTGGGGAAGACGGGGAGGATTTCCACAAAATCAAACAGTGCCTTCTCTTATCATAACACCAACTGGATGGAGAGTTTTCCATTCAGTCCATTCAGTTCGTGTTATGACAAGCTGAGGAAATATGGTATATGTGATCGATTAATTGACAGTTCGATTAAAGCCTGGGCCTTGTTTCCGAGGAGATCGCCGATACAGTTATGGCGCAGTTTCTAGGGTTGCTGAGGAGGACGCACTTGCTCTCGCGCCAAACGCTTTCGGCTTCCGGGTGGCTTGGTTCGGTTCAGCCGCTTTGCCGTGGGATGAGGCGGTGCCGGGGCTTGGTTTTGGGGATTGTTGGTAGATCTGCGGCGGCCAGGTCTCTGGCTACTTGGCCTTCAAGATATCAGTGTGCTGTATTTTGATGTAGAGGTACCAATTCCATCAAATTTACTTCTTTGAGTTTCGAATTAGCTTAGGAGCTGTACTTTTCCACAAGTTATCtatgcttttttctttttttttaataaaagtagTCTATGATTTTTGTTGTTAGTTTTCATTGCTAGTTTAGTTGAGTACCTTTCATTTAGTATGTTGCAATAACTACTAACTACTTGTAATGACACCATACGGGTGCTTTGGGCCTTCTTTGTACAACTTTATACTTCTTGAGTTGGTGTAATTGTTTCAGAGTAGTTTGCATGTACTCCTTGTTCAAAATGTCCTACTGGGCTTTTCTCAGGGAGGCCACCAATTGCGTACGTAGCCTCTCAATCTTTTACAcatctgttctttttttttattttatcaaaacACACGTACACATCTGTTCTTTGAATGATATTCTTCCATTTTTGTTCAGTTTTCTTTTTCCATAGACAATTTGTGCTTTTTGTATTAGGTGTtttaagtctctctctctctctctctctctctctctctctctctctcttggggTGAAAATAAGTTTCTCAACTTAGATTAGGTTTTGACTTGATCAAAATTCTGAATTTCACATTGCTGTGAAAATACCGGATATAAACAACTTTGGTATGCATCATTAAGACATGatatcactatgccaataatgtcTTTAGACTACacatttcagacgacagaatttttgttttttgttgtctgaatcttttaaacttctttagacgacatataaattaattctgttgtctgaatagcatgagaatccatactatttcagttttttcattttttttagtaagttagaaaattaagacgacagatatctgttgtctgaaagaACTGATAAATTCGCATGAAAAAGTGGAAAATTAGGACGACATTcatatgttgtctgagtaaacGGGAAACAAGTGGAAAATTAGGACAACATTCATATGTAGTCTGAGTAAACGGGAAACAAACCCTAATTAATCTAAAGTATTCCCTCGCTCCCTCTTGGCTATAACTCGGGCTTTCCCACTCATTTTGCTAGCTAGGACCTTTCCCttagctgaaaaaaaaaaaaaaaaaaaaaaaaaaaaaacaaccctaGATCTAAAAACACAATTGCGACGCCTCTCACTCTTAGTCAATCTCTCCCTCGCACGCTCTCACTCTCATGAACCTCAATCCCTCAATCCACCCTCAATCCCTTTCACCCTCTCAAGCTCAAAGACACTCTCATCCTCCTGCGATTCCGGCAAAGCAAGTTCGGGTATGGAAGTTTTGGGTAAAGTAAGTTTGGGTAAGCGATTTCGGCAAATTAGCTTTGGGTATACAAGTTTTCTGAAACCCGTCTCTCAACAAGAACACAGTGTGACCAAATTTGCTTCACTTGCCCAGTTTTAAGGTTTGAATCATATGAACTCTTATTGTCAGTTCACTCTTTTGATTGTGGATGTTCTGGAGAGACAAAGCACCTAGCCTTTCATTGTGGCTTGATAATTATTCCCTCTAAACTCCGATGTTGTTTTCAATTTGATACTTCTGGACTGAAGGCACGCAAAagcttcttcttttcatttacaaagaaacaaagcttgctttcattaattttatttcttttcttttgttggaaCCCTCCAGACCACAAGGTTGAACCTTTTGTCTTGTTCACCTTGATTAGGTTTGATTAAGACTAGAAAGCCACCACcaaatttatttctttaatcTTCCAAGCCTTTCAACTTGTTCTGTTGGCTTCTGCCAACACTTTGATTCTTTATGTTTTTTGACAAACGCATGACTGACAGAGCTTTCAAGTAACGCAGGAACCATATCCAAGCACCTCTTGAGTATACAAGTTCGGGTTATTGCTCGGTCGGTCGCACTCTGCAATTTCGGCTTATCTTTTTATCCCTCTTGCCTTGTAAGTTCTTCttagtttttaatttcatcaagtcTTGATGGGTTCTGTGATATGATAggttctttgtttttaattgcATCTGGATCTGAATATTGTCTCCATTTGAGTTCTTTTGGGTTCGATTATTGTGGATTTTGTTTGAAGTTGCAGTCTTTGGATGGAAATTGGGGGTTTTTAGTTGTTTTGCTTTTTGGTGACATTGGggtttttggatttggtttgtttgatcTTCCATTGTGGAAATTGAGAATATGGGTTTGCTTTTTTGCTTCATTGTTCATGCTTTCGGTGATAAGGgtgttaatttgtttattattgtttgtttgtttgatatgCAATTGGTGGTGGCAAATTTTGAAGGTATCAAACTATATATAGACTTCTTCATCTGAGTTGTTAGTTCAACATACATTAATGAGTGATTTGGATTATTTCATGGAGTGTCAAATATGGCATCAAGGTCTCAGTCCTGACTTCATTTTATGGAaatatcaatttcttttttctaaaaTAGACTCTTGATTTTGAAGATCTAAGGAAGAGTTATTACTCcgttggttttgcttttgaGTTATTCTGTCCATTAATCTCTGTTAATGGATTGTGTTCAATGAGAAATCTACAAAAGACATTAactcactgagttatgacttattcgacacttaactcactgtattttcaacaagggcaatgatatagggcctcaatgaggcctaagatttgtggcctcaatcctaggtgtcaagccatgtcacctatacacctcactaatttgtcaaatcatgtcatgtcatttttgaataaaaagactatcttatcctttcaaaatctaatggctctaaattattttagctttaTTCTAGAAAATATacattattttattctttttctttttcttttttttattatatatatatatatataatttgtctaattttttttatatttatatatttttgtgaatatatatatatatatatatatttatctataattcgtcaaaaaaaaaaatatatatatatatatatgttgttgaatatataacggctctaaattattttgactttcttctaaaaaaaatattgtttggttttttttcctttctttctttttcattatacatattcaaaaaaaattatgggtgtatatatatatatatataattcgtccaaaaaatttatatattttcgatggagaattaatgtggtgtgtatatgtatatatattaatatcgtaattataatccatgaaatctggtaaattgaagtaata
This portion of the Rosa chinensis cultivar Old Blush chromosome 1, RchiOBHm-V2, whole genome shotgun sequence genome encodes:
- the LOC112168950 gene encoding putative disease resistance protein At1g50180, with the translated sequence MAEAVVSMVIHGLRPLGSLMIQQAMFFKGVGDKVEIAQTELLLMQGFLKDADARQENEEVVRLWVNIIREAAYDLEDAIESFVLKVALKREASVKVVLKRFACFLCKGLDRYKIGLEIESITTKLSKLRSDMQSYDIKQEKGNEGAATSMRQRERRLTYPHVIDHDVVGLGDDTEMLATNLVEEKGPQVVTIWGMGGSGKTTLAKQIYNHTKVKSHFDCFAWVCISQQCDGTAVMKEIFIKLSGVSDERRQGIASLSNDEVAERLCNFQRHRKCLVVIDDIWTFDAWKSFKGGFSVNEETESRILLTTRNREVASLARGNSLLYESQALSADESWNLFRKIAFFEMDDTNSQIYSKKEELGKNMLQHCAGLPLAIIVLAGLLARKDTIDEWETVHKNVNVYIRRGTDLEREYQGKKYEGASWVLALSYDNLPYRLKLCFLYLANFPEDYEIRVKRLTQLWMTEGLISTTSTEMMEDVSYSCLSELVERCMVQVVDIGLSGKIKTCRLHDLMRDLSLLKAEEENFLHVVNFYTGTRNNTTQVGRVRRVAMYVNSTVDQLVPTTRGAPLRSLLYFGPQRYLRIWNIKKVIRSVFNDFKLLRVLKLEDMEGLKELPSTIGNLVHLRFLSLKNTGVQNLPSSVANLVCLQTLDLRTDRLKKIPNVFKKMEQLRHLYLPRFHKVRGELSLATACNLQTLVNVECRNCDFNALVELYNLRKLSIQDWAGSELWKKLEGFLRWRSSPTFHHLRSLSLKLWGHDSLTGLSGFHFIYKLRLVGSSIKELPENLLSFPNLIKIKLYSTQLKGDQVEILEKLPHLRVLYLQRRVFSSLPSNTLVCSNRGFRNLEFLSLRGLPEMKEWRVEEGAMPRLSRLCIEDCEQLRAVPDGLQYVATLKELTVKAMPSEFCSRLGEDGEDFHKIKQCLLLS